A window from Leptospira wolffii serovar Khorat str. Khorat-H2 encodes these proteins:
- a CDS encoding ABC transporter ATP-binding protein, giving the protein MQNDSQASIVSIRDLSKSYSNGFEALKKINLDIKTGEIIALLGPNGAGKTSLISIICGIVTPSTGSVSVGGFDIIKDFRKTRSMIGLVPQELTVHSFESVLATVNFSRGLFGKAPNPQYIEKVLRSLSLWDKKDSTIITLSGGMKRRVLIAKALSHEPSVLFLDEPTAGVDVELRKDMWNIVRSLRDQGVTVILTTHYIEEAEEIADRVGIMNKGELILVEEKKELMHKLGKKQVILDLSQPILSVPETLKKYELDLANEGKQLLYTYDIQDKRTGIASFLEDIQQAGIGFKDLSTNQSSLEEIFVQLVKESK; this is encoded by the coding sequence ATGCAAAACGATTCCCAAGCATCCATAGTTTCCATACGAGACCTTTCCAAATCCTATTCCAACGGCTTCGAGGCCTTAAAGAAAATCAATTTGGATATTAAGACGGGAGAGATTATAGCTCTTCTAGGCCCGAACGGCGCCGGAAAGACATCCTTGATCTCTATTATCTGCGGCATCGTGACCCCGAGTACGGGATCCGTGTCCGTGGGCGGATTCGATATCATCAAAGATTTTAGAAAGACCCGATCTATGATCGGACTCGTTCCTCAGGAACTCACCGTGCATTCTTTCGAATCCGTTTTAGCCACCGTGAATTTCAGCCGAGGGTTATTCGGTAAGGCCCCGAACCCGCAATATATCGAAAAAGTACTCAGATCCCTTTCCCTTTGGGACAAGAAAGACAGTACGATCATCACTCTTTCCGGAGGGATGAAACGTAGGGTCCTGATCGCCAAGGCATTGTCCCACGAGCCTTCCGTTCTGTTCTTAGATGAACCTACGGCGGGAGTGGACGTGGAACTCCGGAAAGATATGTGGAATATCGTTAGGTCCTTAAGAGACCAAGGAGTCACCGTTATTCTTACCACTCATTATATAGAAGAGGCGGAGGAGATCGCGGACAGAGTCGGTATTATGAACAAGGGAGAATTGATTCTCGTAGAAGAGAAAAAGGAACTCATGCACAAATTAGGCAAGAAGCAGGTGATCCTGGATCTTTCCCAGCCTATTCTTTCCGTTCCGGAAACTTTGAAAAAATACGAGTTGGATCTTGCGAACGAAGGCAAGCAACTACTGTACACCTACGATATACAGGACAAACGGACCGGAATCGCGTCCTTCTTGGAGGATATCCAACAGGCAGGAATCGGTTTCAAGGACCTTAGCACTAACCAGAGTTCCCTGGAAGAAATTTTCGTTCAGTTAGTAAAGGAATCCAAATGA
- a CDS encoding ABC transporter permease, with protein sequence MNFQAIRSIYFFEMARTRRTLMQSIASPVISTSLYFVVFGSAIGSRIQEVNGVAYGSFIVPGLIMLSLLTESISNASFGIYFPKFTGTIYEILSAPVSSFEAVIGFVGAAATKSLILGLIMLATASLFVPIHIAHPFLMVFFLVLTCVSFSLFGFIIGIWADNFEKLQVIPMLVITPLVFLGGSFYSASMLPPFWRTITLFNPILYLVSGFRWSFYEISDVSLEISLAMIVVFLSACMFTIAWMFRTGYHIKK encoded by the coding sequence ATGAACTTTCAAGCGATTAGATCGATTTATTTTTTCGAAATGGCGAGAACGAGACGCACCTTGATGCAGAGTATCGCCTCTCCCGTGATTTCCACATCCTTATATTTCGTCGTGTTCGGTTCCGCCATAGGATCCAGAATCCAGGAAGTGAACGGAGTCGCTTACGGCTCCTTTATCGTTCCGGGTTTGATTATGCTTTCGTTATTGACGGAAAGTATTTCCAACGCGTCGTTCGGGATCTACTTTCCTAAATTCACGGGAACGATCTATGAAATTCTATCCGCCCCGGTTTCCAGTTTCGAAGCGGTGATAGGATTCGTAGGAGCCGCCGCAACAAAGTCCTTAATATTGGGACTGATCATGCTCGCAACCGCTTCGCTTTTCGTACCGATTCATATAGCTCATCCGTTTTTGATGGTTTTCTTTCTGGTATTGACCTGCGTTTCTTTCAGCTTATTCGGTTTTATCATAGGGATCTGGGCCGATAATTTCGAAAAATTGCAAGTAATTCCGATGTTAGTGATCACTCCCCTTGTCTTCTTAGGAGGAAGTTTCTATTCCGCGAGCATGCTTCCTCCTTTTTGGAGAACGATCACCCTCTTCAATCCGATCTTATATTTGGTCAGCGGATTCCGTTGGAGCTTTTATGAAATATCGGACGTCAGCTTGGAAATCAGCCTGGCCATGATCGTAGTTTTCTTAAGCGCCTGTATGTTCACCATCGCTTGGATGTTTCGCACCGGATATCATATCAAAAAATAA
- a CDS encoding SpoIIE family protein phosphatase, whose product MGQFYFNFYFFGSLLACLFSIYVTFFFLTIKDRSKAAFHLGLSTLAMTLFHLAYIIAFISFEEWTIMHRWLAIPSPMMGFIQCFIFFFYFPTERKVKFGLTVYYILYAGLALVTGIFVYNTLHSIHRFNIGSSYWDFETHRFYRIFSLIILLYNFAFLASATWRAIVEKGKERRWIIYIAIAYSTITIVPGILNVMSRDGSVSRKVFQHTTDIALVVGLFLVLIVYANATKERTTILSRIVSVTMATFFLAFQLVGYAILTGYDSSYDSIQTQAAELAVKDGKIPKAFAYMVSYDPKSNRFRLEKGEKDPRFDSEDRLEISFFHITNRLYGSENLSGKERWARVQAELEDSPPEFYAYKEGIRRFLLSAGNSSVSDEDLRIFFRHLNEKSNITKNRFLNLPSKTDAGAVLKLLHSEEVGLSGVLDKVRERVEKDLQSGKSEKEIRSTLISALSPIREPGERMYRGAKFNSSEEKTPSFYVSYIVPDLKSGKIYEVGFTYRSLREFIHEPSSVLVVCLLVVMLTISLGFRFFFQNAFVKPMEEVVVGLTEVNSGNLEYRLTPRVEDEIGFIARSFNRMARSIQAARKRLEQYANELEEKVKERTRELENSLVEIKELKQQQDGDYFLTSLLTKALGANRAEQDNVKVDFLLEQKKKFVFRKYEDEIGGDLNISNRIRLQNRSYTVFLNGDAMGKSMQGAGGALVLGAVFESIIERTKALDSIKSQSPERWLKNAFIELHKVFESFNGSMLVSSVMGLVDDSVGILYYMNAEHPWTILYRDGVASFIESDFMFRKLGTTGMDGSIYVRTFQLEPEDVIIVGSDGRDDIVVGTDSDGDRIINDDEMLFLRTVEEAEGDLQRIYNITLKKGVLSDDLSLIRLSYKKSDPENPVPVDKRKRVKELLRMAKESSKSKDVNEAISYLQEAESLDSRIPEVKKNFVRLFLKLKDYAKAARYAEDYIGIRPIDNDLLYIASFAARKSGELRKALDFGERLRLREPEHFKNLMNLARIYTALKNYPIAMSLLRQALKSDPQNEVVRRSIAVLQKYSGDTPLE is encoded by the coding sequence ATGGGACAGTTCTATTTTAATTTTTATTTCTTCGGCTCTTTGCTTGCCTGTTTATTTTCCATTTACGTTACATTCTTCTTTCTGACGATCAAAGATAGAAGCAAGGCGGCGTTCCATTTGGGATTGTCTACCCTTGCGATGACTCTATTTCATTTGGCCTATATCATCGCGTTTATTTCCTTCGAAGAATGGACCATCATGCACAGATGGCTCGCCATTCCTTCTCCCATGATGGGATTTATACAATGTTTCATATTCTTCTTTTACTTTCCCACGGAGAGAAAGGTCAAATTCGGATTAACGGTTTATTATATTCTATACGCCGGACTCGCTCTTGTGACCGGCATATTCGTTTATAATACCTTACATTCCATACATCGTTTCAATATAGGCAGCAGCTATTGGGATTTCGAAACGCATCGTTTTTATAGGATCTTTTCGCTGATTATTCTGCTCTATAATTTCGCGTTTCTTGCCTCCGCCACATGGAGAGCGATCGTGGAAAAAGGAAAAGAGAGAAGGTGGATCATCTATATCGCCATAGCGTATTCCACCATCACCATCGTTCCAGGTATCCTGAACGTGATGAGCCGAGACGGATCCGTTTCCAGAAAGGTCTTCCAGCATACCACGGATATCGCTCTTGTCGTAGGCCTCTTTCTTGTTTTGATCGTCTACGCCAACGCGACTAAGGAGAGGACGACCATATTGAGTCGGATCGTTTCCGTAACCATGGCGACTTTCTTTTTGGCGTTTCAGTTGGTCGGTTACGCTATCTTGACCGGTTACGATTCTTCCTACGATTCTATCCAAACCCAGGCCGCGGAACTCGCCGTAAAGGACGGAAAAATTCCGAAAGCATTCGCTTATATGGTTTCCTATGATCCTAAGTCGAATCGTTTTCGGTTGGAAAAGGGAGAGAAGGACCCTAGATTCGATTCGGAAGACAGATTGGAGATTTCCTTCTTTCATATTACGAATCGTCTTTACGGTTCGGAAAATCTGAGCGGAAAGGAGAGATGGGCTAGGGTTCAAGCCGAGCTTGAGGATTCTCCTCCCGAATTTTACGCATACAAGGAAGGAATACGACGTTTTCTATTGTCCGCCGGAAATTCTTCCGTATCGGACGAGGATCTGAGGATTTTTTTCCGGCACCTAAATGAAAAATCGAATATTACGAAAAATAGATTCTTGAATCTACCTTCCAAGACGGATGCCGGCGCGGTATTAAAACTTTTACACTCCGAAGAGGTCGGCCTTTCCGGCGTTCTAGATAAGGTTCGTGAAAGAGTGGAAAAGGACTTACAGTCGGGAAAATCGGAGAAGGAAATCCGATCCACATTGATTTCCGCTCTTTCTCCCATCCGAGAACCGGGGGAGAGAATGTATCGCGGAGCCAAGTTCAATTCTTCGGAAGAAAAAACTCCCAGCTTCTATGTTTCCTATATCGTTCCTGATTTGAAAAGCGGTAAGATCTACGAAGTGGGCTTTACCTACAGATCTCTTAGGGAATTCATCCACGAGCCTTCGTCGGTTCTCGTAGTTTGCCTCTTAGTAGTAATGCTGACTATAAGTCTGGGCTTTCGTTTCTTCTTCCAAAATGCGTTCGTAAAACCCATGGAGGAGGTGGTCGTAGGATTAACGGAGGTGAATTCCGGAAATTTGGAATATAGGCTAACCCCGAGAGTCGAGGATGAGATCGGTTTTATCGCTCGATCTTTCAATCGTATGGCGCGTTCCATTCAGGCTGCTAGAAAAAGATTGGAGCAGTATGCGAACGAACTCGAGGAGAAAGTGAAGGAAAGAACTAGAGAGCTCGAAAACAGTTTAGTGGAAATCAAAGAGCTTAAGCAACAACAGGACGGGGATTATTTTCTCACTTCTCTTTTAACTAAGGCCTTGGGAGCCAATAGGGCGGAGCAGGATAACGTAAAGGTGGACTTTCTTCTGGAACAAAAGAAAAAGTTCGTCTTTCGAAAATACGAGGACGAGATCGGAGGAGACCTGAATATCTCCAACCGCATCCGCTTGCAAAACCGATCTTATACCGTTTTTCTGAACGGAGATGCGATGGGAAAATCCATGCAGGGCGCAGGGGGCGCCTTGGTCCTCGGAGCGGTATTCGAATCGATCATAGAAAGAACCAAAGCTCTCGATTCCATCAAGAGCCAATCTCCCGAACGATGGTTAAAGAACGCATTCATAGAATTGCATAAAGTATTCGAAAGTTTCAACGGCTCCATGCTCGTTTCTTCCGTCATGGGGCTTGTGGACGATTCCGTAGGCATATTATATTATATGAATGCGGAGCATCCTTGGACAATTCTTTATCGGGACGGGGTGGCGAGTTTTATAGAAAGCGATTTCATGTTCCGCAAATTGGGAACGACCGGAATGGACGGATCAATATATGTCCGCACTTTTCAGTTGGAACCCGAGGACGTGATCATCGTAGGTTCGGACGGAAGGGACGACATTGTGGTCGGCACGGATTCCGACGGAGACAGAATCATCAACGACGACGAAATGCTTTTTCTTCGTACCGTGGAAGAAGCGGAAGGGGATTTGCAAAGAATTTACAATATCACCCTGAAAAAAGGAGTCTTAAGCGACGATCTGTCTTTGATCCGTCTTTCCTATAAGAAGAGCGATCCGGAAAACCCGGTCCCTGTGGATAAGCGCAAGAGAGTGAAGGAACTCCTACGCATGGCGAAAGAAAGCTCCAAGAGTAAGGATGTAAACGAAGCGATCTCCTACTTGCAAGAGGCCGAATCCTTGGATAGTCGCATTCCCGAGGTGAAGAAGAATTTCGTCCGCCTATTCTTAAAATTGAAGGATTACGCGAAGGCCGCCAGATATGCCGAGGACTATATAGGTATTCGTCCTATCGACAACGATCTGCTCTATATCGCTTCCTTTGCGGCAAGAAAATCGGGAGAGCTCAGAAAAGCGTTGGATTTCGGGGAACGATTGAGGCTTCGGGAACCGGAGCATTTTAAGAATCTTATGAACTTAGCCAGGATCTATACCGCACTAAAGAATTATCCGATTGCAATGAGTCTTCTTAGGCAGGCGCTTAAATCGGATCCGCAAAATGAAGTAGTTCGAAGAAGTATCGCCGTACTACAAAAATATTCCGGCGATACTCCTTTAGAATAA
- a CDS encoding DUF2834 domain-containing protein: MNWNLTKWILLSIATLFTISLAYLVTPPLSENFDLVGAFGGGFVNPFSSGYALDVIFTWCALAIWVLYEAKVKGIKNGWIALVLGVVPGVAAGLVFYIILREKQRDKIA; the protein is encoded by the coding sequence ATGAATTGGAACCTAACTAAATGGATCTTACTTAGCATCGCAACCTTGTTTACGATTTCCCTGGCCTACCTCGTTACACCTCCTCTATCGGAAAACTTCGATCTGGTCGGAGCGTTCGGAGGAGGATTCGTAAATCCTTTCTCTTCGGGATACGCGTTAGACGTCATCTTCACCTGGTGCGCATTAGCGATATGGGTATTGTACGAAGCTAAGGTAAAGGGAATTAAAAACGGATGGATCGCTTTAGTTCTGGGAGTAGTGCCCGGAGTCGCCGCGGGTTTGGTCTTCTATATCATTCTACGGGAAAAACAGAGAGATAAAATCGCATAA